A window of the Bradyrhizobium ottawaense genome harbors these coding sequences:
- a CDS encoding AraC family transcriptional regulator yields the protein MKPIKLVTPISGDPDAPTQNLVGLGALAAELAAEGISVRDLFARTGVDAAQLEDARARISHRQRLAIYRNAKRLAKRSDIALLAGARQRISDYGIYGYALISSRTFGDSLLFSLDHVTMAGPAVRQISFRIEGKTAILRSHGLDTLGDLLPFAAEFWRSSMTALFSRVLESPFPSKRMVFPFPAPPHWRNYERMFNCPIDFGADRMEWHFDAKVLDMPCPNANPITAEICQQVCDVVLTEGPGESELVRRVRAACLNSPNRFPAAVRIASELGLSLRTFHRRLAQEGLSYQTIVDGMRRSLATELLENTHMGIDMIAERIGFADATSFRKAFKKWTSRSPSDFRHPERSG from the coding sequence ATGAAGCCGATCAAGCTGGTCACGCCCATCTCAGGCGACCCCGACGCGCCGACGCAGAACCTCGTCGGCCTCGGCGCGCTCGCTGCCGAGCTTGCGGCGGAAGGAATTTCAGTCCGCGACCTCTTCGCGCGGACCGGTGTCGATGCGGCGCAGCTCGAAGACGCCCGCGCACGCATCTCGCATCGGCAGCGGCTCGCGATCTATCGCAACGCCAAGCGGCTCGCCAAGCGATCAGATATCGCGCTCTTGGCCGGCGCTCGGCAACGCATCAGCGACTACGGTATTTATGGGTACGCGCTGATTTCCAGCCGGACGTTCGGCGATTCGCTTTTATTCTCGCTCGATCATGTCACCATGGCGGGCCCCGCGGTCCGCCAGATCAGTTTTAGAATTGAGGGAAAGACTGCCATCCTGCGCAGCCATGGCCTCGACACCCTTGGCGACCTCCTGCCGTTCGCGGCTGAATTCTGGCGCAGCTCGATGACCGCGCTGTTCAGCCGTGTGCTGGAATCACCTTTCCCGAGCAAGCGGATGGTGTTTCCCTTCCCGGCACCGCCGCATTGGCGCAATTACGAGCGGATGTTCAACTGCCCCATCGACTTCGGCGCCGATCGCATGGAGTGGCACTTCGATGCCAAGGTGCTCGACATGCCCTGCCCGAACGCCAATCCGATCACAGCAGAAATTTGCCAACAGGTCTGCGATGTGGTGTTGACGGAAGGTCCCGGCGAATCCGAGCTGGTCCGCAGGGTTCGTGCCGCATGTCTCAACAGCCCGAACCGGTTTCCGGCTGCGGTCAGAATCGCATCTGAACTCGGCCTTTCCTTGCGCACCTTCCACAGACGATTGGCGCAGGAGGGACTTTCCTATCAAACCATCGTCGACGGCATGCGCCGATCGCTGGCGACCGAACTTCTTGAGAATACTCATATGGGGATAGATATGATCGCCGAACGCATCGGTTTCGCCGACGCGACCAGCTTTCGAAAGGCATTCAAGAAATGGACGAGCCGCTCACCTTCCGATTTCCGTCACCCGGAGCGCAGCGGCTAG
- a CDS encoding enoyl-CoA hydratase/isomerase family protein: MTTVTHEIDGKVGVVTLAKPPHNLLDDQLINELIDAYQAVVAGGCRAILLRSGMRHFCAGAEMASWGTGTKIHTSQQQFEAMLKSLEDVPVPTLAAINGGALGGGLEIALTCDMIVAADTAFLGQVEVAVGLLPLLGGTQRLAQRAGVARAKEIAMLGRRHTPEAFERWGIINQVVPESELGSVSMTWARQLAAGPTQVIKGIKLQANLEARGGIANADARQVEINDMIWQAKDRQRGADAFFTSGPATAIFQGD; this comes from the coding sequence ATGACAACCGTTACGCATGAAATCGACGGCAAGGTCGGCGTCGTCACGCTCGCAAAGCCCCCGCACAATCTGCTGGATGACCAGTTGATCAACGAGCTCATCGACGCCTATCAGGCGGTGGTCGCGGGTGGTTGCCGCGCGATCCTGCTGCGGAGCGGAATGCGACACTTTTGCGCTGGCGCCGAGATGGCGTCATGGGGGACTGGCACAAAAATTCACACCAGCCAGCAGCAGTTCGAAGCGATGCTGAAGAGCCTCGAGGACGTGCCGGTGCCGACGTTGGCCGCCATCAACGGCGGGGCACTGGGCGGCGGTCTCGAGATCGCGCTCACCTGCGATATGATCGTCGCTGCCGACACCGCGTTCCTGGGGCAGGTTGAGGTGGCGGTCGGCCTTCTGCCGCTGCTCGGCGGCACACAGCGCCTCGCGCAGCGGGCAGGCGTCGCGCGGGCCAAGGAAATCGCGATGCTCGGGCGCCGTCATACGCCCGAGGCGTTCGAACGCTGGGGCATCATCAATCAGGTGGTGCCGGAATCCGAACTCGGCTCGGTGTCGATGACCTGGGCACGGCAACTCGCCGCGGGCCCCACGCAGGTTATCAAGGGCATCAAGCTGCAGGCCAATCTCGAGGCCCGTGGCGGCATCGCGAACGCGGATGCGCGGCAAGTCGAGATCAACGACATGATCTGGCAAGCAAAGGACCGGCAGCGCGGGGCTGACGCCTTCTTTACGTCCGGTCCCGCGACCGCGATCTTCCAGGGAGATTGA
- a CDS encoding CaiB/BaiF CoA transferase family protein — protein MSGAPLEGLRVVDFTRVLAGPHCTKALRDLGAQVTKIEPPAGDLGRFGLPYVNGMGLYYVQQNAGKRNLSLNLNFAEAREIVRQLCSSADIIVENFRPGTLARFGFGYEDVKAFNPGIIYVSLSGFGQSTSWRNRPAFAPTVQAETGLTAIVQDHFGEALSEPRGDSSSHADVYTGLQGIIAVLAALHHRNRTGEGQHVDVSMAATMLSVNERAGAMLSEIDTDGEPIALSANESHIFEMADGTRLTIASSPIYSPMFTRYCAMMRRSDLLSDPRYATARLRRENLASLLAEVRAWLATFNTFEQLQAQVSEAGLAVGRIRTLGEFAKSDWVREWNAIVEVDDRGGGSVRMPGNPWIFSRSELPCPGSPAYQGEHNGDILKELQVSEDKIRDLEKRSITLSRR, from the coding sequence ATGTCCGGCGCTCCCCTTGAAGGACTTCGCGTGGTCGATTTCACCCGCGTTCTGGCAGGCCCCCATTGTACGAAGGCGTTGCGCGATCTTGGCGCCCAGGTGACCAAGATCGAGCCGCCGGCCGGCGATCTCGGGCGTTTCGGCTTGCCTTACGTCAACGGCATGGGCCTTTATTACGTGCAGCAGAACGCCGGAAAGAGGAATCTCAGTCTCAATCTGAACTTTGCGGAAGCGCGCGAGATCGTCCGGCAGCTTTGCAGCTCAGCCGATATCATCGTCGAAAATTTTAGGCCGGGAACGCTGGCGCGCTTCGGCTTTGGCTATGAAGACGTCAAGGCGTTTAATCCGGGGATCATCTATGTTTCCCTGAGTGGATTTGGACAATCGACCTCCTGGCGGAATCGTCCGGCCTTTGCGCCGACCGTGCAGGCCGAAACCGGACTGACCGCCATCGTGCAGGATCATTTCGGCGAGGCGTTATCGGAGCCGCGCGGTGACTCCAGCAGCCATGCGGACGTCTACACCGGATTGCAGGGCATCATTGCCGTGCTCGCAGCCCTGCACCACCGCAATCGCACCGGCGAGGGCCAGCACGTCGACGTCTCGATGGCTGCCACGATGCTGTCGGTGAACGAGCGCGCTGGCGCAATGCTGTCCGAAATCGACACCGACGGCGAGCCGATCGCGCTGTCGGCCAACGAATCCCATATTTTCGAGATGGCGGACGGCACCCGGCTGACGATCGCCTCAAGCCCGATCTATTCGCCGATGTTCACGCGCTACTGCGCGATGATGCGGCGGAGTGACCTGCTTTCCGATCCACGCTATGCGACGGCCCGGCTGCGCCGGGAAAATCTGGCCTCACTGCTGGCCGAAGTCCGCGCATGGCTGGCGACGTTCAACACGTTTGAGCAGTTGCAGGCTCAAGTCAGCGAAGCAGGGCTCGCGGTTGGCCGCATTCGAACCCTCGGTGAATTCGCCAAGTCCGATTGGGTCAGGGAGTGGAACGCGATCGTCGAAGTCGACGATCGGGGCGGGGGCTCGGTGCGGATGCCGGGCAACCCCTGGATATTCAGCCGGTCGGAGCTGCCCTGTCCCGGCTCGCCAGCTTACCAGGGCGAACACAATGGGGATATCCTGAAGGAGCTACAGGTCTCTGAGGACAAGATCCGGGATCTGGAAAAGCGAAGCATCACCTTGAGCCGGCGGTAG